From the genome of Persephonella hydrogeniphila:
ACCTGATATAGGATCCTCAACTACAAAAAGGGTATCTCCTTTTGTGACGGTGTCTCCTACATTTTTGAAAGGATGAAATATGCCTGCTTCTGTTGTTTTTATGTTCATAAGGTTTTCATCGGTAATTACTGAAGGACAAAACAACTCATGCATCCTGTAATTTATGACTCCCTTTTTTGATAGGAATCTTAAAACAGCATTTTTTATAGATTTTCCGTAATCAAAATCTATCTCTCCTGTTTTTCCGCCATAGATTGAATAAGCTTTTGTATTCCAGATATGCCAGTTGTATGTAAGTGAAACGGTATCGTATGGTTTTGGTTTGATTTTGTGTATATATCTCAATCCAAATCCATATGCTGATTTTATATCGCTATTTTCCATATCAAAAACTTTTATGTGAGGAATGTATTTAACAGATTTTATTCCAGATGTAAGTTTTATTCCATAATCAAACCCCTGAATTTTTTCAAATAGAAGGGCTGCAATTCTCTGTGTCGTTTCTCCTCTGTTATATCCGGGGAACATCCTGCTTATATCTGTATTATCAAGAGGCCAGTATCTTTTGTCTATATTAAAGCCGTAAGTGTTAACGGCAGGAATAATAAGGATTTCTCCTTTTATAAAATAAGGATCATTTTTATGTCTTTCATTCAAAAATTTTATAAGCTGGGAAGCAACATAAAGCTGTATTACCTCATCTCCTCTCAGACCGGCAACAATAGCAACCGATGGAAAGCCTGAGTTTCCTCTAAATCTGTATCCATAAATCTTTAAACTGTCTCTACTTGGAGATGGAAAATCAAACAGTAATTCTTTACCCATTTTTTTCCTCGTATATTCTTGCAAGTAATGAGCCTTCATAAACTACAGGATACTCCCTCAATGTAAAAAGAAATCCGTTTGCAGGAGACAAAACATTATGTAATATTTCTCCCTTTAAAGGGGAAACTACCTTTCCTATTTGTTGTCCTTTTTTTACCCAGTTTCCGTGTTTTGCCGTCTGTATAAATATTCCGGGGGCTTCAGTATTAAGAAAATGAACTTCCCCTTTTGTTGATACTATAGGCTTTCTTACATCTTTATTTTTCTCCATTTCAAGAAAATCTTCTTCAATAAGCAGATTTACTATACCGTCAAACAACTGGTAGCAGTATTCCTGAGTTATTCTCATCCCGACACCCATCTCTACAACCAGTGTTTTTGTTCCGAGGCTGTTCATTGTATGGGCAAATGTAGATTTGAGAACTGTTACTGCACTGTGTACCCATATGAAATCTACATTAAGTTTTTCTGCAATGGGAAGAAGTATGTCTGCATTTTCTTCGGATATCCTTATCTGGGGTATTTCTGTGAGGAATATATTGCTGGAGTGAATATCAATAGCTATATCAGAGCCTTTAATGGTTTCAACAACAGCATGGGCAATTCTTTCTGGTAAGGTTCCGTCTGGAGATCCGGGGAAAACTCTGTTCAGATCTACATCTGTAGGAGGTACATTTCTTACTATAGAGTCTATTCCTACCGAGTTTATAGATGGATATATATCTATAATCCCTTTTATCTTTTCTTTATTTTCTAAAAGAAACTCATTAAGAAGAAAACATACCATCTGTCCTTCTAATTCGTCTCCATGTATGCCCGACACGATGGATATTCTTTTATCTGTTTTAAAAGTAGGTTGGTGTCTGTGTCTTTTTATATAAAACTTTTCTGATACCCGAAGATCTATAGAAAAAACTTCTTCTATCATTACTGCTCCTGCATAACTTTTACAGAGTAGTGGGTAGAACTAATTCCTGATGTCTTAATAACACCTTTTATAGGTGCACAGTCATTATAATCTTCTCCGTGGGCTACTTTTATATAGTTGTGTTCAACCAGCAGATTATTTGTAGGATCAAATCCTTTCCAACCTACTCCTGGAATAAGAGCTTCAACCCATGCATGCATAAAAGCATCTCCTATGTACCCTTTTCCCTGATTAAGATAACCTGATACATATCTTGCAGGTATACCGTTTTCCCTTGCTATAGATATAAATATATGGGCATAGTCCTGACATACACCTTTTTCAATCTCAAACACCTGATCAGCCACTGTGTGAACGTCTGTAGAAATAGTACAGTAATCTATTAGATTGTGGACATAGCTGTTAAGCTCTACAAGGAACTCAAAAATTGATCTATCTCTTTTATACCACAAAAATTTTTCTTTGTTTTTTTCAGAAACATATGTGTATTTTGTTTTTCTTAGAAAAAGGAAATTCTCTATTTTAAATCTGTCAGAGTTTAGAATTTCAAGTTCTTTATGGAGGGGAAGAGGTTTAAAATCGAAAGGATTTTGCTGTATAACATCTACCTTTGATTCCATCAAAAAAGAAAAATGTCTGAAAATCTTTGAAGTTCTTATTCTTAGTATTTTGAAACCAAAGAGATTTCTGTATTCAAATATATTCTCTTTTAAGGAGTTTTCCGTTCTGTACTCCTTTAATCTTTGATATGTTGTGTCTGCAGGTAGAACTAAAAAGTCAAATATAGCTTCCTTTACTTCTGCTGAATAGCTGTTTTCTGATAAATATCTGACGTCATATGTAATCAATATACAAAATACCTCTTTTCTATAGTTGATGCCAGATTGTATATATCATTTAAAACTTTTAAAAAGAACTCCTTCTCTCCTTCTTTAAAAATATCTTCGACTGTTGTAAATTTTAAACGGGAGGAGATCTTTCCTGCTTCGAATTCCGGAGTTCCGGCCTTTTCTTCTTTTTCAGGAGTTATCATCATAAGATACTCGTATATTTTTTGGAGATTATAAGCTATAGACCTTGGTGATTTTAGATTTAATGTGAGTAGCTCGATAACCTTTTCTTTATCAGTAGCTCTATGGTTTACAGCTTTATTAATATCTAAAGCTGCCGCAGATTCCAGCAGAGTTCTCCAGTGGAAATTCTCTGCAACTGTAGAGGTTCTACCTGATTTTTCTATACTTTCTAATTTCGCTATAATCATTCTTGATAACTGGGCTGATCTTTCTATGTCTATACCAAGTTTGATAAAAGCCCATCCTATATCTTTCATAATAATCCTGTCTATTATTCCATTTATAATAAAGCAGTTTTCTATGATATCCTCAAACAGATCAAAGGGAGCCTTCAAAAATTTTTTCTTACTGTAGTTTTTTAGAAACAGATAAAATTTATTTATAGCTTCCCATAGATCTTCTGAGAGGATATCTCTGGTTGTTCTGGCATTTTCTCTGGCAAAGCTAAGGGAACTTATCACTGAGACAGGATTATTAATGTCAAGAATTGCCGTAAACAGTATGCTTTTTTCGTCTAATTTTTTGTGTTTTGAGTAGTAATACTCAGGATTTCCTAACATACTTAAGATAGAATTCAGTGCTATCTCTTCTTTATGTATAAAAGGGGCATCAAGAAATGAATAATACTGGACTTCTACAAATCTTGCCGTATCTTCAACTCTCTCTAAATACCTTCCGAGCCAGAAAAGGTTATTTGCTATCCTTGAGAGCATCTTACCCTTCCATAACCCATGTGTCCTTTGAACCTCCACCTTGGGAGGAATTAACAACAAGGGAACCTTTTTTCAGTGCAACCCTTGTGAGACCTCCTTTTAAGATGTGGGAAAAGTTTTTTCCCTGCAGGTAAAAAGTTCTCAGGTCTATATGCCTTGGCTCAAAGCTGTCTGTTTCTTCAATAAATGTAGGATGAACAGATAAAGACATTACAGGCTGAGCTATGTATTTTCTGGGATTACTTTTTATTTTCTGTCTGTACATCTCTATCTCTTTTTTTGTAGCTTTAGGTCCTATTAAAAGTCCGTATCCACCTGATTCGTCTACCGGTTTTACTACGAGTTTTTCTATGTTTTCTAAAACATATTTACGATCTTCTTCTCTATCACATATAAATGTTTCTACATTATTTATTACTGGCTCTTCTCCAAGGTAGTATCTTATTATTTCTGGTACATATGCATATATAGCTTTATCATCGGCAACACCTGTTCCGGGAGCATTAATTATATTTACATTTCCTGCTCTGTAGGCTCCCATAATACCGGGAACACCAAGAACAGATTCTGGATTGAACACAAGAGGGTCTAAGAAATCATCATCTATTCTTCTGTATATAACATCTACCTTTTTGGGACCGTAGATAGTTTTCATGTAAACGAAGTTTTTGTCAACAAACAGATCTTTTCCTTCTACAAGCTCTATTCCCATATTATGTGCCAGAAAAGCATGCTCATAATAGGCAGAGTTGTATATACCAGGTGTTAGCACAACAGATGTGGGTTCTGCTACTCCTTCAGGAGCAAGGCTTTCCATCATTGCGAGTAGGTTTTGAGGATAGTCTTCTATCATTGATATGTTGTAATGGAAAAATATATCTGGAAGAATTCTTTTCATTGTTGTTCTATTTGAAAGGACATAGCTTACTCCTGATGGGGATCTACAATTATCCTCAAGAACGTAAAATTCACCATCTTTATGTCTTATTATATCCGTCCCTGATATATGAATATATACATTTCCTGAAGGGTTTAGACCGATCATCTCTTTGTTGTAAAATTTCGATCCCAGAACCAGCTCGTAAGGAATTATCTTGTCTTTTAGTATTTTTTTGTCGTGATATATATCCCATAAAAAGGTATTTAAAGCTGTCACTCTTTGGCGAACACCTCTCTCTATTTTTCCCCACTCTTTTGGTGTAATAATTCTGGGGAAAAGATCAAAAGGAAAAACCCTCTCTACGCCTTCAGAATTTTCAGAATAAACAGCAAATGTCACCCCCTGATTTATAAATGAGATCTTCGCGTGATTATCAAGTTCTTTGAACTCTGCAGGAGTTAATTTTGAGAAGTAGTTAACTATTTTTCTGTAATGTTTTTTTATGCCTTTGTTCTGGTTAAAAACTTCATCGTAGGTATTGGGGGATATTCTGTAATTTTCAAAAAGAGTCTTCTCTAAAACAGACATTTAAATCTCCAAACTTTTGGAAAATTATAACAGATTTAGAAATTATCTTGTCAGTTCCTCTAAGACCACTCTGTCAAACTCTTGTGCCTGAACTGTATCCCCTGTATGTTCAAAAGGAATTTTTCCTGCTATCAAGGCTCCTGGAAAAAGGTTATCTACTACTTTTTCTACTTCCATCTCAAAGACAGATACAGGAAAGGGGAGGTTTTCTATTTCATCAACAATAATTTTTACAGGTCCAGATATGCTCAATGCAAAACCTTCTCCGAAAACTTCTACAGATGCGTAGGGATTTTTTTTCAGATTGTCTGTGGATACAGAGTCTTTGCTGAGGGCAAATCTGACAGTTTTTTTATCTTTTGCTGCAAGCCATGTTATAAAAGTGGTATAGGGTTTATTATCAGAAGATGTTGCCAGAACAGAAGGTGTTAATTCCTTTATTTCTTGAAATACATTGTCAGGTATTTTTCTTTCTGCCATTGCTCTTTCCTCCGTTTTTATTTAAATATACCACTCCTTCTGGAAAGAACAACGGACAGTAAAGAAATAAAAAGGAAACAGTTTATACTGTTTCCAGTTCTATTTTTTCTACATTAGTAGCAGCTTTATTAACAGGTACGACGCCCCTTTCTGCTACCTTTTCATCAACTCTTTTTGGTTTTAAAACTTTCAATATATATTCCATAGCTTTAAAAGTTTTTTCTTTACCACCGCATGTGTATACATCTATAGCTGCATATCCATGTTCTGGCCATGTGTGAATTGATATGTGGGATTCTTCTAAAAGGATGACTCCTGTGGCACCGTGGGGATGAAATTGGTGGAAGTGTGATGATAGTTTGCTTAGACCTGCATACTTGACAGCTCCTTCAAGTAGAGCCCTTACGTCCTCTACATGGTCTAACTTGTCAAAATCTACTCCGTAAAGGTCCGCTAGGATATGCAGTCCGAGGGTTTTTTCCATTTTCTATCCTCCATCTTTGTTTTTTCGATTAAGAATCTCGTCGGGCCTGTACTGCCCATGATAGAAAACCTCCTTTATTTATAACTTGAAAATTTGCAGAATTATATTATATGTTAATTTTTTCTAACTTGACAAGTTTAAATTAAACCGTAATTCTTTTGAGTGCAAGGGGAAGATTATGAAAAGAATAGAAGAGTTAATAAAAGAAAGGGTACTTGTTATAGATGGTGCTATGGGAACGATGATTCAGTCTATGATAGTTCCCATAAATGCCTGGCAGGGAAAAGTAGGCTGTAATGAAATTCTTAATGTGGGAGCTCCAGATATCATAAAATCTATACATGAAAAATATGCTGAAGCTGGAGCAGATCTTATCAAAACTAATACATTTGGGGCTCTCCCGTGGGTATTAGACGAATACGGAATAGGAGAGAGAGCCTATGAACTTGCAAAGGCAGGAGCATCTCTTGTAAGGCAGGTCTGTGATTCATACTCAACTCCTGAAAAACCCCGATTTGTAGCTGGCTCCCTTGGACCGGGAACGAAACTCCCTTCTCTGGGACATATCCATTACGATGAAATGTATGAAGGGTACAAGATTGCTGCAAAAGGTCTTATTGATGGAGGAGTTGATATATTTCTTCTTGAGACATTTCAGGATCCTCTTCAGATAAAAGCTGCTCTACATGCTGTTCAGGATGCTTCAAAAGAGGCAGGAAAAGATATACCTGTTATGGTTTCTGCGACGATAGAGCTTACAGGAACAATGCTTATCGGAACAGATGTTCAGACATTAGTCACTATTATGGAACCTTTTGATATATTTTCTCTTGGCTTTAACTGTGGAACAGGTCCCGACCAGATAGAAGAACATCTGAAGCGACTTTCTGAGATATGGGACAGGCCTATTTCTATTCATTCAAATGCTGGTTTACCGGAAAATAGGGGAGGTCAGACTTTTTATCCTATGGGTGCTGATGAGTTTGCACAGAAGGAAAGCAGATTTTTAGATTTTGATGGGGTAGCTATTGTTGGTGGTTGCTGTGGTACTACTCCTTCCCATATAAAAGCCCTTTCAGAAAAAGTAAAAGGGAAAAAACCAAAACCTCCGAAAGGAAAACAGCCTAGAGCCCTTGCATCTCTATACGGTATACAGCCCTTGAAACAGGAACCTCCCCCTTTTCTTGTTGGTGAGAGAACAAATGCAACCGGTTCAAAGAAGTTCAGAGAACTTCTTCTAAAGGAAGATTACGATGCAATACTTTCTGTTGCACAGGAACAGGTAAAATCAGGAGCCCATGCACTTGATGTTTCTGTTAATTTTGCCGGTAGAGATGAGATAAAGGATATGAAAGCAGTTATAAGCCGTTTCAATGAGAAGATACCAGTTCCTTTGATGCCAGATTCTACGCAGCCTAAAGCTCTTGAAGAAGCTTTAAAGCTAATAGGAGGAAGGCCTATACTGAACTCTGCAAACCTTGAAGATGGAGAGGAAAAATTTGACAGAGTTTGCTCTCTTGCTAAAAGATTTGGAGCTGCAGTTGTTCTACTCACAATAGATGAAAGAGGTATGGCAAAGACACAAGAAAGAAAGGTTGAAGTTGCAGAAAGAATGTACAGGATCGCAACAGAAAGACACGGTTTAGACCCTGAAGATCTTGTTTTTGATGTACTGACATTTACTGTAGGTTCTGGAGATGAAGAGTATCGGGATGCTGCTGTCCAGACAATTGAAGCAATAAAGGAGATAAAAAGAAGGCATCCGCAGGTAGGATTTGTTTTAGGGATATCAAATGTATCATTTGGTCTTGACAGTACAGCAAGAAAATATCTGAACTCTGTTTTCCTTTATCACTGTGTAAAAGCAGGTCTTACAATGGCCATTGTAAATCCTAAACATCTTATACCTTATCACAGGATATCTGAGGAAGACAGAAAGGTATGTGAAAATCTTCTTTTTAATGTGTGGGAAGATGGAGAAGACCCGTTATTCAGGTTTATACAGCATTTTTCAAAAGCAAAAGAAAAAGATAAAAATACAGAAGAAGATGAACTGAAAAATCTTCCTGTAGAGGAGAGAATAAAGAAACTTCTTATAGATGGTGAGAAAGAAAAACTTATTCAGGCTGTTGAGGAGGCAAGACACAGCATCCCTCCAGAAAAAATTATAAATGAGATATTGATTGATGGAATGAAGGTTGTTGGGGATTTATTTGGTGAAGGGAAGATGCAGCTTCCATTCGTTTTACAGTCTGCCGAAGCAATGAAGGCAGCTGTTGATTATCTGAACAGGTATCTACCAAAAAAAAAGAAGAATAAACAGACCACTCTTGTCCTTGGAACTGTAAAAGGAGATGTACATGATGTAGGTAAAAACCTTGTTGATATTATTCTAACCAATAATGGATTTAAAGTAGTTAATTTAGGTATAAAAGTAGAACTTGAACAGTTTATAAGAGCCTATAAAGAACACAATGCAGATGCTATAGGAATGAGCGGGCTTCTTGTTAAATCTACACTTGAGATGAAAAATAATCTTGAACAGATGAAAAAAATGGGGATAAATGTTCCTGTTTTGTTAGGAGGAGCTGCCCTGAATAAATCATTTGTCGATGAGTACTGCAGACCTGTATATGATGGGCCAGTCTTTTACTGCCGTGATGCATTTGATGGTATTGAAGCTATGACGAGAATAGAAAAATGGGATGGGAAATCATCCCTTGATACAGATTTAGGTCACAAAGATGAAGAGAAGGTTATTTCCGAAGAAAAAGAAGATATAAATATTCCTCCTATAACAGAGATAAAGATGCCAGATATGTCTGTTCCTGTGCCTACGCCTCCATTCTGGGGTAGGAATGTCTGGGTATATCCGGAAATGGAAGATAAAAATTTTTACAGATATATACAGGAACTTGCATTCAAATGGATTAATAAAGGAGCTCTTTTTAAAAGAGCATGGGGTTATACAAGAGGAGGAAAGTCAAGAGAGGAGTATGAAAGGCTGAAAAAAGATGAGATTTTACCAGCATTTGAGAGGTTAAAAAGATCTCTTATCGAAAAAGATATATTCCAACCAAAAATAATATATGGCTACTGGCCATGTAGGGCTGATTTTCCGGAACCTGAGGAAGAAAATAGGGAGTGCTCCCTTATTATTTTCCCTGAAACAGAAGGATGGAAAAGCGAAAAAGATTTAAACAGGGAGCCTTTACAGAATATAATAGGAACAGCAGAAGTAGTAATGAATTTCCCCAGATCTAAAAAACCTCCATTTAGATGTATAGCAGATTACTTTCATTCAGACAGGCATGATACAGTTGCTTTTACTGTTGTTTCGGCAGGAGAAAAATTTTCAGAATATGAGAATCAACTGTTTAAAGAGGGAAAATACAAAGAGTACCACCTTGTCCATGGTCTTGGGATTGAGCTTGCTGAAGCTCTTGCAGAGATAGTTCATAAACAGATAAGAATTGAGCTTGGTATAGCAAAGGAAGAAGGAGAAACTCTTGAAGATATTAACTGGCAGATAAAGAACTATCAGGGAGCGAGATACTCTCCAGGGTATCCAGCATGTCCAGATCTGTCTCTTAACAGAGAGATATTCAAACTGCTAAAACCTGAGGAACTAGGAATAACACTTACAGAGAACTACCTTATTGTGCCTGAACAGTCTACAGATGCTATAGTTGTTTACCATCCTGAAGCAACCTATTTCTCCGTTTAATCGCAGTTTTCTATGCATATTTTTTTGATTTCAACCCTACCACCGCACGACTGATAACAGGCATCGTATATCTCCTTGCACCCACAGTCACAACTGCAGGTTTCCCTCTCTTTTTTTAATATATCCTCAAAGGAGATTTCTGAAGGTTTTACAGGAGGATTAGGTTTATTTGATTGGTAGTATTTAAGCTGTTTCTTTATTTTTTCCTTTTTATAACATGCCTCTTTATCTTTATATTTTGCACACATTTTTTCGTAGAACTGATAATCTTCCCTTAACTGCTGGAGTTCTTTTTTATACTCATTCAGTTTTTTCTGGTAAAACTCATAATCTCTGTAGTACTTATTGAGTTTTAGACTGTAATCTTTCTCTATAGCAGAGTAAATTTTTTCTGCCCTGTTAATACTCTCCTTTAGGCAATCATTGTAATTTTTTTGACAGGAATTACTACACTGCTCAAACTCTGTCTGGCATCTATTAACACACTCTCTGTCTGTTGGTGGATGGTATATTTTTTCTACTTTGTATTTTGGTGAGCAGGCTGATATAAAAAAAATGAAAATCAACGGTACAATTCTAAGAACCATCTGCCCCTCTTTAATTTTTTAGTTTTCAGCTTATTATAATAGGGGGTATTATTAAACAAGTCAAAGGTTTAAAATGGTATGGCTTGATAAAGATGATATATGGTTTCCAGATCCTTATACTGCTCCTGGTGATTATCCAGTTGCAGTAGGAGGGGATCTGTCACCGGAGAGACTTCTTTTTGCCTATTCTCTGGGAATTTTCCCGTGGTACTCTGAAGGAGAACCTATCTTGTGGTGGTCTTTAGATCCAAGGATGGTTCTGTTTCCTAAAAATCTTAGAATATCAAGAAGTTTAAAAAAGGTTCTGAGGAATAAAGGGTTTAAAGTAAGTTTTGACGGTGATTTTGTCTCTGTAATAAAAAACTGTGCAACAGTTAGAAGAAAAGGACAGACAGGAACATGGCTTACTCCTGAGATGATAGAAGCTTATGTAGAGCTTCATCGATTAGGTTATGCTCACAGTGTTGAGGTTTATCTTAAAGGAGAACTTGTT
Proteins encoded in this window:
- a CDS encoding succinylglutamate desuccinylase/aspartoacylase domain-containing protein, translating into MGKELLFDFPSPSRDSLKIYGYRFRGNSGFPSVAIVAGLRGDEVIQLYVASQLIKFLNERHKNDPYFIKGEILIIPAVNTYGFNIDKRYWPLDNTDISRMFPGYNRGETTQRIAALLFEKIQGFDYGIKLTSGIKSVKYIPHIKVFDMENSDIKSAYGFGLRYIHKIKPKPYDTVSLTYNWHIWNTKAYSIYGGKTGEIDFDYGKSIKNAVLRFLSKKGVINYRMHELFCPSVITDENLMNIKTTEAGIFHPFKNVGDTVTKGDTLFVVEDPISGEVKTKIKSPVDGIIFQKHSYPLIYQGTSAYKIVTV
- a CDS encoding M14 family metallopeptidase encodes the protein MIEEVFSIDLRVSEKFYIKRHRHQPTFKTDKRISIVSGIHGDELEGQMVCFLLNEFLLENKEKIKGIIDIYPSINSVGIDSIVRNVPPTDVDLNRVFPGSPDGTLPERIAHAVVETIKGSDIAIDIHSSNIFLTEIPQIRISEENADILLPIAEKLNVDFIWVHSAVTVLKSTFAHTMNSLGTKTLVVEMGVGMRITQEYCYQLFDGIVNLLIEEDFLEMEKNKDVRKPIVSTKGEVHFLNTEAPGIFIQTAKHGNWVKKGQQIGKVVSPLKGEILHNVLSPANGFLFTLREYPVVYEGSLLARIYEEKNG
- a CDS encoding transglutaminase-like domain-containing protein, with product MITYDVRYLSENSYSAEVKEAIFDFLVLPADTTYQRLKEYRTENSLKENIFEYRNLFGFKILRIRTSKIFRHFSFLMESKVDVIQQNPFDFKPLPLHKELEILNSDRFKIENFLFLRKTKYTYVSEKNKEKFLWYKRDRSIFEFLVELNSYVHNLIDYCTISTDVHTVADQVFEIEKGVCQDYAHIFISIARENGIPARYVSGYLNQGKGYIGDAFMHAWVEALIPGVGWKGFDPTNNLLVEHNYIKVAHGEDYNDCAPIKGVIKTSGISSTHYSVKVMQEQ
- a CDS encoding alpha-E domain-containing protein, translating into MLSRIANNLFWLGRYLERVEDTARFVEVQYYSFLDAPFIHKEEIALNSILSMLGNPEYYYSKHKKLDEKSILFTAILDINNPVSVISSLSFARENARTTRDILSEDLWEAINKFYLFLKNYSKKKFLKAPFDLFEDIIENCFIINGIIDRIIMKDIGWAFIKLGIDIERSAQLSRMIIAKLESIEKSGRTSTVAENFHWRTLLESAAALDINKAVNHRATDKEKVIELLTLNLKSPRSIAYNLQKIYEYLMMITPEKEEKAGTPEFEAGKISSRLKFTTVEDIFKEGEKEFFLKVLNDIYNLASTIEKRYFVY
- a CDS encoding circularly permuted type 2 ATP-grasp protein, whose protein sequence is MSVLEKTLFENYRISPNTYDEVFNQNKGIKKHYRKIVNYFSKLTPAEFKELDNHAKISFINQGVTFAVYSENSEGVERVFPFDLFPRIITPKEWGKIERGVRQRVTALNTFLWDIYHDKKILKDKIIPYELVLGSKFYNKEMIGLNPSGNVYIHISGTDIIRHKDGEFYVLEDNCRSPSGVSYVLSNRTTMKRILPDIFFHYNISMIEDYPQNLLAMMESLAPEGVAEPTSVVLTPGIYNSAYYEHAFLAHNMGIELVEGKDLFVDKNFVYMKTIYGPKKVDVIYRRIDDDFLDPLVFNPESVLGVPGIMGAYRAGNVNIINAPGTGVADDKAIYAYVPEIIRYYLGEEPVINNVETFICDREEDRKYVLENIEKLVVKPVDESGGYGLLIGPKATKKEIEMYRQKIKSNPRKYIAQPVMSLSVHPTFIEETDSFEPRHIDLRTFYLQGKNFSHILKGGLTRVALKKGSLVVNSSQGGGSKDTWVMEG
- a CDS encoding pyridoxamine 5'-phosphate oxidase family protein: MAERKIPDNVFQEIKELTPSVLATSSDNKPYTTFITWLAAKDKKTVRFALSKDSVSTDNLKKNPYASVEVFGEGFALSISGPVKIIVDEIENLPFPVSVFEMEVEKVVDNLFPGALIAGKIPFEHTGDTVQAQEFDRVVLEELTR
- the speD gene encoding adenosylmethionine decarboxylase, which translates into the protein MEKTLGLHILADLYGVDFDKLDHVEDVRALLEGAVKYAGLSKLSSHFHQFHPHGATGVILLEESHISIHTWPEHGYAAIDVYTCGGKEKTFKAMEYILKVLKPKRVDEKVAERGVVPVNKAATNVEKIELETV
- the metH gene encoding methionine synthase; amino-acid sequence: MKRIEELIKERVLVIDGAMGTMIQSMIVPINAWQGKVGCNEILNVGAPDIIKSIHEKYAEAGADLIKTNTFGALPWVLDEYGIGERAYELAKAGASLVRQVCDSYSTPEKPRFVAGSLGPGTKLPSLGHIHYDEMYEGYKIAAKGLIDGGVDIFLLETFQDPLQIKAALHAVQDASKEAGKDIPVMVSATIELTGTMLIGTDVQTLVTIMEPFDIFSLGFNCGTGPDQIEEHLKRLSEIWDRPISIHSNAGLPENRGGQTFYPMGADEFAQKESRFLDFDGVAIVGGCCGTTPSHIKALSEKVKGKKPKPPKGKQPRALASLYGIQPLKQEPPPFLVGERTNATGSKKFRELLLKEDYDAILSVAQEQVKSGAHALDVSVNFAGRDEIKDMKAVISRFNEKIPVPLMPDSTQPKALEEALKLIGGRPILNSANLEDGEEKFDRVCSLAKRFGAAVVLLTIDERGMAKTQERKVEVAERMYRIATERHGLDPEDLVFDVLTFTVGSGDEEYRDAAVQTIEAIKEIKRRHPQVGFVLGISNVSFGLDSTARKYLNSVFLYHCVKAGLTMAIVNPKHLIPYHRISEEDRKVCENLLFNVWEDGEDPLFRFIQHFSKAKEKDKNTEEDELKNLPVEERIKKLLIDGEKEKLIQAVEEARHSIPPEKIINEILIDGMKVVGDLFGEGKMQLPFVLQSAEAMKAAVDYLNRYLPKKKKNKQTTLVLGTVKGDVHDVGKNLVDIILTNNGFKVVNLGIKVELEQFIRAYKEHNADAIGMSGLLVKSTLEMKNNLEQMKKMGINVPVLLGGAALNKSFVDEYCRPVYDGPVFYCRDAFDGIEAMTRIEKWDGKSSLDTDLGHKDEEKVISEEKEDINIPPITEIKMPDMSVPVPTPPFWGRNVWVYPEMEDKNFYRYIQELAFKWINKGALFKRAWGYTRGGKSREEYERLKKDEILPAFERLKRSLIEKDIFQPKIIYGYWPCRADFPEPEEENRECSLIIFPETEGWKSEKDLNREPLQNIIGTAEVVMNFPRSKKPPFRCIADYFHSDRHDTVAFTVVSAGEKFSEYENQLFKEGKYKEYHLVHGLGIELAEALAEIVHKQIRIELGIAKEEGETLEDINWQIKNYQGARYSPGYPACPDLSLNREIFKLLKPEELGITLTENYLIVPEQSTDAIVVYHPEATYFSV
- the aat gene encoding leucyl/phenylalanyl-tRNA--protein transferase, which gives rise to MVWLDKDDIWFPDPYTAPGDYPVAVGGDLSPERLLFAYSLGIFPWYSEGEPILWWSLDPRMVLFPKNLRISRSLKKVLRNKGFKVSFDGDFVSVIKNCATVRRKGQTGTWLTPEMIEAYVELHRLGYAHSVEVYLKGELVGGLYGVSLGGVFFGESMFHKVSDASKVAFVHLVKRLEKWGFDMVDCQQSTPHMARLGAVEIPRRKFLDILQKSLKKRTLKGNWGKL